One genomic region from Streptomyces sp. NBC_00582 encodes:
- a CDS encoding sensor histidine kinase: protein MRTPWQAAVCDWVGVRRSTARDTGIALLVMFLSFWGAHGTFLGAPASSTWTAWRCACALIGCGSLVLRERLPLTVLGVSLAADLLAQLSRSGGRVDSYAVLLAAGSAASNVGITPVSTAFYIAATLAESFAMRPLPGATQAAAVCAVFQLVIMAGLRTGIRRERAQRTREHVERLYERSAAAARQHALLMRTAAAEERLRVAREVHDVLAHTISVVVIQATAAADGFEHSPVRAKAAVEAIGDVSRQALKDLRSLLNALHDDSDAPASPAASSPTGTPRTPSHGDTDLSGLLPMIDHVRATGLAVDLDVARPVPALPPTVALAAYRVVQEALTNTLRHAHARRAVVSVAHRHSADDPGGGVLVVEVADDGWGLLGGAPVSPSLAGSGRGLTGMAARVHALGGTVASGNREAGGFQVSARIPVGAAAFTAEEQGASPAGGQDTFTAQGQGASPPENPPLDPPGPREDR from the coding sequence GTGAGGACGCCTTGGCAGGCAGCGGTCTGCGACTGGGTGGGGGTGCGGCGGTCGACGGCGAGGGACACCGGCATCGCCCTGCTTGTCATGTTCCTCTCGTTCTGGGGTGCCCACGGCACCTTTCTCGGAGCCCCCGCGTCGTCGACATGGACGGCGTGGCGGTGTGCGTGCGCCCTGATCGGCTGCGGTTCTCTCGTCCTGCGTGAGCGCCTGCCTCTGACGGTTCTGGGCGTTTCCCTGGCCGCGGACCTTCTGGCGCAGTTGTCGCGCAGCGGCGGGCGGGTGGATTCCTACGCCGTGCTTCTCGCGGCCGGGAGCGCGGCGTCGAATGTCGGCATCACCCCGGTCAGTACCGCGTTCTACATCGCGGCGACGCTCGCGGAGTCGTTCGCGATGCGCCCCCTGCCGGGGGCAACCCAGGCGGCGGCCGTCTGCGCGGTGTTCCAGCTCGTGATCATGGCGGGGCTGCGGACGGGGATCCGCCGGGAGCGTGCTCAGCGCACACGGGAGCACGTGGAGCGGCTGTACGAGCGCAGTGCCGCCGCGGCCCGGCAGCATGCCCTGCTCATGCGTACCGCGGCTGCGGAGGAGCGCCTGCGCGTGGCTCGCGAGGTGCACGACGTGCTGGCCCACACCATCAGCGTGGTCGTGATCCAGGCCACGGCGGCCGCCGACGGCTTCGAGCACAGTCCGGTCCGCGCGAAGGCCGCGGTGGAGGCCATCGGAGATGTGTCCCGCCAAGCCCTCAAGGACCTGCGCTCCCTGCTCAACGCCCTCCACGACGACTCCGACGCGCCCGCTTCCCCGGCCGCTTCCTCGCCCACCGGCACGCCCCGGACGCCCTCGCACGGTGACACCGACCTGTCGGGACTCCTGCCCATGATCGACCACGTCAGGGCCACCGGCCTGGCCGTCGACCTCGATGTCGCGCGGCCCGTTCCGGCGCTGCCGCCGACGGTCGCCCTGGCCGCCTACCGCGTGGTCCAGGAGGCCCTCACCAACACGCTGCGCCATGCCCACGCCCGTCGCGCCGTCGTCAGCGTCGCTCACCGGCACTCCGCGGACGACCCGGGTGGCGGCGTCCTGGTCGTCGAGGTCGCCGACGACGGCTGGGGCCTGCTCGGGGGCGCGCCGGTCTCGCCCTCGCTCGCGGGGAGCGGACGGGGACTGACCGGCATGGCGGCCCGGGTACACGCCCTGGGCGGCACGGTCGCTTCGGGCAACCGGGAAGCGGGGGGCTTTCAGGTGAGCGCCCGCATACCTGTGGGTGCTGCCGCCTTCACGGCGGAAGAACAGGGCGCCTCCCCGGCCGGAGGACAGGACACCTTCACGGCCCAAGGCCAGGGCGCTTCTCCGCCCGAGAATCCACCGTTGGACCCGCCCGGTCCCCGCGAAGACAGGTGA
- a CDS encoding response regulator, translating into MLRVLIVDDQELVRTGFRMILEARDDFDVVGEASDGGQAIALSETLRPDVVVMDIRMPVVNGIDATRAIAASGAATKILVLTTFDTDENVHAAIQAGASGFLLKDTRADQFADAVRTVAAGHAVIAPTATRRLLDHVARATPPGAPRNLDRLDILTRREREVLVHVAEGRSNAQIAAELHLSETTIKTYVSAILHKLQLRDRIHAVITAYDCGLVPTSR; encoded by the coding sequence ATGCTCCGAGTGCTGATCGTCGACGACCAGGAGCTGGTCCGTACCGGTTTCCGGATGATTCTGGAGGCCCGGGACGACTTCGACGTCGTCGGTGAGGCCTCCGACGGGGGCCAGGCCATAGCCCTGAGCGAAACCCTGCGGCCCGACGTGGTCGTGATGGACATTCGTATGCCCGTCGTCAACGGTATCGACGCCACCCGGGCCATCGCGGCCTCCGGCGCCGCCACGAAGATCCTCGTCCTGACCACCTTCGACACCGACGAGAACGTACACGCGGCCATCCAGGCGGGCGCGAGCGGCTTTCTCCTGAAGGACACCCGGGCCGACCAGTTCGCCGACGCCGTCCGCACGGTCGCCGCGGGACACGCCGTCATCGCGCCCACCGCGACCAGGCGGCTGCTCGACCATGTCGCACGGGCCACACCTCCAGGTGCGCCGCGCAACCTCGACAGGCTCGATATACTGACCCGACGCGAGCGTGAAGTCCTGGTCCACGTCGCCGAAGGACGCTCCAACGCGCAGATCGCGGCCGAGCTTCACCTCAGCGAGACCACCATCAAGACCTATGTGTCGGCCATCCTGCACAAACTGCAGCTGCGGGACCGCATTCACGCCGTCATCACCGCATACGACTGCGGCCTGGTCCCCACCAGCCGCTGA
- a CDS encoding vWA domain-containing protein — protein sequence MRRPARPLRPLGPLRPLRPFLALTALALLLTACSAVADRDEKDPGAPRPGTLRVLASSELSDMAPVLEQVRKDTGVTVRPTYMGTLDAVNVLAKPGTDARYDAVWLSSDDYLRLRPDAAKKILSETPIMSSPVAIGVRTATVGSLGWKPGHVTWSQIEQAVQDGELTYGMTDPARSNSGFSTLVSVASALSGAQSALTDADVAKAAPRLKEFFKGQQLTSGSSGWLAGAYARRGDVDALLNYESVLEGIPGLTVIRPTDGVVTADYPFSSLAAADATTRDNVKRVTDALRTQAVQRLITVKTHRRPVVASVPPAAGLDTARRRELPFPGTRSVADGLLDAYENDLRRPSRTVYVLDTSGSMRGDRLRRLKTALTDLTGDFRDREEVTLMPFGSDVKSVRTHVVSPADPAAGLAAIRKDTKELSADGDTAVYTSLEKAYDHLGADRDAFTSIVLMTDGENTAGAKAGDFDGFYQGLSAERQAIPVFPVLFGDSDRGELEHIAELTGGRLFDAQKGSLDGAFEEIRGYQ from the coding sequence ATGAGACGACCCGCCAGGCCCCTTCGCCCTCTTGGTCCCCTTCGGCCCCTGCGGCCCTTCCTCGCGCTGACCGCCCTCGCCCTCCTGCTCACCGCCTGCTCGGCGGTGGCCGACCGGGACGAGAAGGACCCCGGCGCGCCCCGGCCCGGCACCCTGCGCGTCCTCGCCTCCAGCGAGCTGAGCGACATGGCCCCCGTGCTGGAGCAGGTCCGCAAGGACACCGGCGTCACGGTCCGGCCCACCTACATGGGCACGCTCGACGCCGTGAACGTGCTGGCGAAGCCCGGCACGGACGCCAGGTACGACGCCGTGTGGCTGTCCTCGGACGACTATCTGCGGCTGCGCCCCGACGCGGCGAAGAAGATCCTCTCGGAGACGCCGATCATGTCCAGCCCGGTGGCCATCGGCGTGCGGACGGCGACCGTCGGCTCCCTCGGCTGGAAGCCCGGGCACGTCACCTGGTCGCAGATCGAACAGGCGGTCCAGGACGGTGAACTCACCTACGGCATGACCGACCCGGCGCGCTCCAATTCCGGTTTCTCCACGCTCGTCTCGGTCGCCTCGGCGCTCTCCGGAGCCCAGTCCGCGCTCACCGACGCGGATGTCGCGAAGGCGGCCCCGAGGCTGAAGGAGTTCTTCAAGGGGCAGCAGCTGACCTCGGGTTCGTCCGGCTGGCTGGCTGGCGCGTACGCCCGGCGCGGCGACGTCGACGCGCTCCTCAACTACGAGTCCGTGCTCGAGGGCATCCCCGGGCTGACCGTGATCCGCCCCACCGACGGCGTCGTCACCGCCGACTACCCGTTCTCCTCCCTCGCCGCGGCCGACGCGACGACCCGCGACAACGTCAAGCGGGTGACCGACGCGCTGCGCACGCAGGCCGTCCAGCGGCTGATCACCGTCAAGACGCACCGCCGCCCGGTCGTCGCCTCGGTGCCGCCCGCGGCCGGGCTCGACACCGCCCGCCGGCGCGAACTGCCCTTCCCCGGCACCCGGTCCGTCGCCGACGGGCTCCTCGACGCCTATGAGAACGACCTGCGCCGCCCCTCCCGGACGGTGTATGTCCTCGACACCTCCGGCTCGATGCGGGGCGACCGGCTGCGCCGCCTCAAGACCGCCCTCACCGACCTGACCGGCGACTTCCGGGACCGCGAGGAGGTGACGCTGATGCCGTTCGGATCGGACGTCAAGAGCGTGCGGACGCATGTCGTCAGCCCCGCCGACCCCGCCGCCGGGCTCGCCGCGATCCGCAAGGACACCAAGGAGCTGTCGGCCGACGGGGACACGGCCGTCTATACGTCGCTGGAGAAGGCGTACGACCACCTCGGCGCCGACCGGGACGCGTTCACGTCGATCGTGCTGATGACGGACGGCGAGAACACGGCGGGCGCGAAGGCCGGCGACTTCGACGGCTTCTACCAGGGCCTCAGCGCCGAACGGCAGGCCATCCCCGTCTTCCCCGTCCTCTTCGGCGACTCCGACCGGGGGGAGCTGGAGCACATCGCCGAACTGACCGGCGGTCGCCTCTTCGACGCCCAGAAGGGCTCGCTGGACGGCGCCTTCGAGGAGATCCGTGGCTACCAGTAG
- a CDS encoding toxic anion resistance protein gives MSSTDNDFTLTPPEAVAAVPRERAGGLVPVDDAVRTDMATKAAAYVDGLAALDARSPEFVGKVGEITALGAGEMRTAAAQSNRMLERTVRSLPDKGGDAQSKVAGSLVELRRVVEDLDPRDLPASRGRTFLSRLPGGNKLRDHVAKYASAQGTLNKIVGSLRGGQDELRRDNAALQTERVRLWETMGKLQEYIVLTDALDSAVEQQISGTELTDPERADSLRADVLFPVRQKHQDLLTQLAVCAQGYLAMDVVRRNNDELIKGVDRAATTTVSALRISVMLASALDTQKKVIEQVNALRGTTEDLIRGNAEMLATQSGEIQRIAADPAVGAETLRAAFQQIYRTLDTIDTYKVQATEAMAVTVENLTAELQQAGTYLDRSRSRSALEGGLS, from the coding sequence ATGAGCAGCACCGACAACGACTTCACCCTCACCCCGCCCGAGGCCGTCGCCGCCGTTCCGCGCGAGCGGGCCGGCGGACTCGTCCCCGTGGACGACGCCGTCCGCACCGACATGGCGACCAAGGCAGCCGCCTACGTCGACGGGCTCGCCGCCCTCGACGCCCGCTCGCCCGAGTTCGTCGGCAAGGTCGGCGAGATCACCGCGCTCGGCGCGGGCGAGATGCGCACGGCCGCCGCACAGTCCAACCGCATGCTGGAGCGGACCGTCCGCAGCCTGCCCGACAAGGGCGGCGACGCCCAGTCGAAGGTGGCCGGCTCACTGGTCGAACTCCGGCGCGTGGTCGAGGACCTGGACCCGCGGGACCTGCCGGCGAGCAGGGGCCGCACGTTCCTGTCCAGGCTCCCCGGCGGCAACAAGCTCCGCGACCACGTCGCCAAGTACGCCTCCGCGCAGGGCACGTTGAACAAGATCGTGGGCTCGCTGCGCGGCGGCCAGGACGAACTGCGGCGCGACAACGCCGCGTTGCAGACCGAGCGGGTCCGGCTCTGGGAGACCATGGGCAAGCTCCAGGAGTACATCGTCCTGACCGACGCCCTGGACTCCGCCGTCGAGCAGCAGATCTCCGGCACCGAGCTCACCGATCCCGAGCGGGCCGACAGCCTGCGCGCCGACGTCCTCTTCCCGGTCCGGCAGAAGCACCAGGACCTGCTCACCCAGCTCGCGGTGTGCGCACAGGGCTACCTCGCCATGGACGTCGTCCGCCGCAACAACGACGAGCTGATCAAGGGCGTCGACCGGGCCGCCACGACCACCGTCTCGGCGCTGCGCATCTCGGTCATGCTGGCCTCCGCGCTCGACACCCAGAAGAAGGTCATCGAGCAGGTCAACGCCCTGCGTGGCACCACCGAGGACCTCATCCGGGGCAACGCGGAGATGCTGGCGACGCAGAGCGGGGAGATCCAGCGCATCGCCGCCGACCCGGCCGTCGGCGCCGAGACCCTGCGCGCCGCCTTCCAGCAGATCTACCGCACCCTCGACACCATCGACACCTACAAGGTGCAGGCGACCGAGGCCATGGCGGTGACCGTCGAGAACCTGACGGCCGAACTCCAGCAGGCCGGCACCTACCTGGACCGCAGCCGCTCCCGCAGCGCGCTGGAAGGCGGCCTCTCATGA
- a CDS encoding YrdB family protein, translating into MDERRWYAANELLAFLVELAALACLSWWGFAVSHDGALRVLLGAGTPLLAMVLWSLFAAPRARLRPGLSLVLVVKAVVLGGGAAALYGVGHPAAAVAMAVVVVANTAVAEIFRRRPPAPHTGQPPVDGSPASR; encoded by the coding sequence ATGGACGAGCGGCGCTGGTACGCCGCGAACGAACTCCTGGCGTTCCTGGTAGAGCTTGCCGCTCTGGCGTGCCTGAGCTGGTGGGGATTCGCCGTCAGTCACGACGGCGCCCTTCGTGTTCTGCTCGGGGCGGGAACACCCTTGCTGGCCATGGTGCTGTGGTCCTTGTTCGCGGCACCCAGGGCCCGGCTGCGGCCCGGGCTGTCGCTGGTGCTTGTGGTCAAGGCGGTAGTGCTGGGTGGTGGTGCAGCGGCCTTGTACGGCGTCGGGCATCCTGCTGCCGCCGTGGCCATGGCAGTCGTCGTGGTCGCGAATACAGCCGTGGCCGAGATCTTTCGCCGCAGGCCGCCCGCCCCGCATACAGGGCAGCCACCCGTAGACGGCTCACCGGCTTCCCGCTGA
- a CDS encoding DUF4345 domain-containing protein, with product MSLHKMVLGSASLGVAVIGLIYLLAPHLLLDVYGVDIQSPSEANIFRSGSGSLYVALAILFCLGASHTRYTRTSLVTLFTFMSGLAAGRLVSIVADGWPHPLLIAVLVVEASYAGAAAYALRVADSSPQLRETA from the coding sequence ATGAGTCTGCACAAGATGGTTCTTGGTTCCGCGAGCCTCGGGGTCGCCGTGATCGGGTTGATCTATCTCTTGGCTCCCCACCTCTTGCTCGACGTCTACGGGGTCGACATCCAGTCGCCGTCGGAGGCGAACATTTTCAGGAGCGGTTCCGGGTCACTGTACGTAGCCCTGGCGATCCTGTTCTGTCTGGGAGCCTCCCACACGCGTTACACCAGGACTTCGCTCGTCACGCTGTTCACCTTCATGAGCGGCCTGGCTGCGGGGCGCCTGGTCAGCATCGTGGCGGACGGGTGGCCCCATCCGCTGCTGATCGCCGTTCTTGTCGTCGAGGCTTCCTACGCCGGCGCTGCGGCCTATGCGTTGCGGGTGGCGGACTCCTCCCCGCAGCTGAGGGAGACCGCCTGA
- a CDS encoding alpha/beta fold hydrolase, whose protein sequence is MDLSSIRQPVLVANGEDDRMLPARASFDLAHRLPNASLRIHPDAGQGGVFPHHEQFVPHVPELLR, encoded by the coding sequence ATGGACCTCTCCTCGATCCGGCAACCCGTTCTGGTCGCGAACGGCGAGGACGACCGCATGCTTCCCGCACGAGCATCGTTCGACCTCGCGCATCGCCTGCCGAACGCCTCACTTCGGATCCACCCCGATGCCGGCCAGGGCGGCGTCTTCCCACACCACGAGCAGTTCGTGCCGCATGTTCCGGAGCTTCTTCGATGA
- a CDS encoding TetR/AcrR family transcriptional regulator — MRYRQEHKQATRQRIIKTAGRRFKEDGIDGSGIAALMKDAGLTNGAFYTHFTSKDDLVATTIADQLEAQNASIVAHAEPGRAGLEQIVRWYLSPWHRDSRDIGCPSAALLDEIGRCTHPTRQAYTEGVLVVADGIAARLAPNDPLSVRTMALSAYAMMAGTLQLARALADPQLADQVLEQGIHNALALLGIEHGYATPRTDPPRTHPSPQAARYT; from the coding sequence GTGCGATACAGGCAAGAGCACAAGCAGGCCACCAGGCAGAGGATCATCAAGACTGCGGGCCGCCGCTTCAAGGAGGACGGCATCGACGGCTCGGGCATCGCGGCGCTCATGAAGGACGCCGGGCTGACCAACGGCGCCTTCTACACCCACTTCACATCCAAGGACGACCTGGTGGCCACCACGATCGCCGACCAGCTCGAGGCCCAGAACGCGAGCATCGTCGCGCACGCGGAACCGGGCCGCGCCGGCCTCGAACAGATCGTGCGCTGGTACCTGTCCCCCTGGCACCGTGACAGCCGCGACATCGGCTGCCCCTCCGCCGCCCTGCTCGACGAGATAGGACGCTGCACACACCCGACCAGGCAGGCGTACACCGAGGGCGTACTGGTGGTCGCCGACGGCATCGCCGCCCGCCTGGCGCCGAACGACCCGCTCTCGGTCCGCACCATGGCACTCAGCGCGTACGCCATGATGGCCGGCACGCTCCAGCTCGCGCGGGCCCTCGCCGACCCGCAGCTGGCCGATCAAGTCCTCGAACAGGGCATCCACAACGCTCTCGCACTGCTGGGCATCGAGCACGGGTACGCCACTCCCCGAACCGACCCGCCCAGAACGCACCCCTCACCGCAGGCCGCCCGTTACACCTGA
- a CDS encoding alpha/beta fold hydrolase — MSTYLADKAENLTVEGPSATFTYRRMGPQGGVPLVLLQRFRATIDWWDPEFLDYLAADHDVIVFDNVGVGHTTGEPRDSIDGFAEGAAEFIESLGLTQADVLGWSLGGFVAQRLAARRPELVRKIIVAGSGPNGWVPGAPEASEKVLGIMAKPDADQDDMLYLFYPETEAARASGQEHFAHVAPRLAAGGPAVTEATAQGMLAAIGQLLAAPFDEVRAELESIKHPVLYANGLHDVMVPAHASYVAVQHLADATLLLYGDAGHAFLFQHAKAFTKQVADFLAA, encoded by the coding sequence ATGAGTACGTATCTGGCAGACAAGGCCGAGAACCTCACCGTGGAGGGGCCCTCCGCGACCTTCACCTACCGGCGCATGGGCCCGCAGGGCGGTGTCCCGCTGGTCCTGCTGCAGCGTTTCCGCGCGACCATCGACTGGTGGGACCCGGAGTTCCTGGACTACCTGGCCGCCGACCACGACGTGATCGTCTTCGACAACGTCGGCGTCGGCCACACCACCGGCGAGCCGCGCGACTCCATCGACGGATTCGCCGAGGGCGCCGCCGAGTTCATCGAGTCCCTCGGCCTCACGCAGGCCGACGTCCTCGGCTGGTCACTGGGCGGCTTCGTGGCCCAGCGCCTGGCCGCGCGTCGCCCGGAGCTGGTGCGCAAGATCATCGTGGCGGGCAGCGGCCCGAACGGCTGGGTGCCCGGTGCGCCGGAGGCGAGCGAGAAGGTCCTGGGCATCATGGCCAAGCCCGACGCCGACCAGGACGACATGCTGTACCTGTTCTACCCGGAGACGGAAGCGGCCCGCGCCTCAGGACAGGAGCACTTCGCCCACGTCGCGCCCCGGCTCGCCGCCGGTGGCCCCGCGGTCACCGAGGCGACGGCGCAGGGCATGCTCGCCGCGATCGGCCAGCTCCTGGCCGCCCCCTTCGACGAGGTGCGGGCCGAACTGGAGTCCATCAAGCACCCCGTCCTGTACGCCAACGGCCTGCACGACGTGATGGTCCCCGCCCACGCGTCCTACGTCGCCGTCCAGCACCTGGCCGACGCCACCCTCCTCCTCTACGGCGACGCCGGCCACGCCTTCCTCTTCCAGCACGCCAAGGCCTTCACCAAGCAGGTGGCCGACTTCCTCGCCGCCTGA
- a CDS encoding family 78 glycoside hydrolase catalytic domain: protein MGRRELCAHGVAGTVITARQAEAIEDGELCVRPPRSAPAAGHFVLSGCEDGFEPAMAFHGFRRVELTGRPDGIPAGDAVSAVVIDVRPVLELSWCSLVLPRNTVAVRRSAG, encoded by the coding sequence GTGGGCCGGCGCGAGCTCTGTGCGCACGGAGTGGCCGGGACGGTGATCACGGCGCGGCAGGCCGAGGCCATCGAGGACGGCGAGCTGTGCGTACGGCCGCCGCGTTCGGCTCCGGCGGCCGGCCACTTCGTCTTGAGCGGCTGCGAAGACGGCTTCGAACCGGCCATGGCCTTCCACGGGTTCCGCCGCGTTGAGCTCACGGGCCGGCCCGACGGCATCCCGGCCGGTGACGCGGTGAGCGCCGTCGTCATCGACGTACGCCCCGTCCTCGAACTGTCGTGGTGTTCGCTCGTGCTCCCGCGCAACACCGTCGCTGTGCGCAGATCGGCCGGCTGA
- a CDS encoding alpha/beta fold hydrolase, with amino-acid sequence MNARETHGDVVTSYKNAQTRTVTADGVTFAYRDLGPRTGMPVIFITHLAAVLDNWDPRVVDGIAAKRRVITFDNRGVGASTGVTPKTIEEMAKDAVTFIRALGFEQVDVLSFSMGGMIAQVIAQTDPQLIRRLILAGTGPAGGEGIKNVTRISHYDTLRALLTLQDVKQFLFFTRTPNGIRAGKEFLARLKERTKDRDKAIRLTSYFSQLKAIHRWGLARPQDLSRIQLPVLVANGDDDRMVPTSNSEDMARRLPNAELVIYPDGGHGGIFQYHEQFVPTALEFFGRP; translated from the coding sequence GTGAACGCACGCGAAACACATGGTGACGTGGTGACGTCGTACAAGAACGCGCAGACCCGCACCGTCACCGCCGACGGAGTGACCTTCGCCTACCGCGACCTCGGCCCCCGGACCGGCATGCCGGTCATCTTCATCACCCACCTCGCCGCGGTCCTCGACAACTGGGACCCCAGGGTCGTCGACGGCATCGCCGCCAAGCGCCGGGTGATCACGTTCGACAACAGGGGCGTGGGCGCCTCCACCGGCGTGACGCCGAAGACCATCGAGGAGATGGCCAAGGACGCCGTCACCTTCATCCGGGCGCTGGGCTTCGAGCAGGTCGACGTCCTCAGCTTCTCGATGGGCGGCATGATCGCCCAGGTGATCGCCCAGACCGATCCGCAGCTCATCCGCAGGCTGATCCTCGCGGGCACCGGTCCGGCCGGAGGCGAGGGCATCAAGAACGTGACCCGGATCTCCCACTACGACACCCTCCGGGCACTGCTCACCCTTCAGGACGTGAAGCAGTTCCTCTTCTTCACCCGCACCCCGAACGGGATTCGGGCCGGCAAGGAGTTCCTGGCCCGTCTGAAGGAGCGCACCAAGGACCGGGACAAGGCGATCCGCCTCACCTCCTACTTCTCCCAGCTCAAGGCCATCCACCGCTGGGGGCTGGCGCGGCCGCAGGATCTCTCCCGCATCCAGCTGCCCGTACTCGTCGCCAACGGCGACGACGACAGGATGGTCCCGACGTCGAACTCGGAGGACATGGCCCGGCGACTGCCGAACGCCGAGCTGGTGATCTACCCCGACGGCGGCCACGGCGGCATCTTCCAGTACCACGAGCAGTTCGTGCCGACCGCTCTCGAGTTCTTCGGCCGGCCGTAG
- a CDS encoding TetR/AcrR family transcriptional regulator, whose product MARYTKEHKQVTRQRIIERAGHRFKQDGIDGSGISTLMSDAGLTNGAFYAHFESKDDLVAHVVAEQLRAQVEQFGTLRPGREGLEDLIRAYLSPGHRDNPGDGCPNAALLDEIGRCGDGAKAAYTHGAKAIVDEFAARLAPEDPQSARGQAIGLFTLAVGTLQLSRALSDRKCSDEVLEQGIENALAIARCTSVPAG is encoded by the coding sequence GTGGCGCGTTACACCAAGGAGCACAAGCAGGTGACGCGGCAACGGATCATCGAGCGGGCCGGCCACCGGTTCAAGCAGGACGGCATCGACGGCTCCGGCATCTCCACGCTGATGTCGGACGCCGGGCTCACCAACGGAGCCTTCTACGCCCACTTCGAGTCCAAGGACGACCTCGTCGCCCACGTCGTCGCCGAGCAGCTGCGCGCGCAGGTGGAGCAGTTCGGCACGCTGCGGCCCGGCCGCGAGGGACTTGAGGATCTCATCCGCGCGTATCTGTCGCCCGGGCACCGGGACAACCCCGGCGACGGTTGCCCGAACGCCGCCCTGCTGGACGAGATCGGCCGCTGCGGTGACGGAGCCAAGGCCGCCTACACCCACGGCGCCAAGGCCATCGTGGACGAGTTCGCCGCCCGCCTGGCACCCGAGGATCCGCAGTCCGCCCGCGGTCAGGCCATCGGGCTTTTCACCCTGGCAGTGGGAACACTGCAGCTGTCCCGCGCGCTCTCCGACCGGAAATGCTCCGACGAGGTCCTCGAGCAGGGAATCGAGAACGCCCTCGCCATCGCGCGATGCACGTCAGTACCGGCTGGATGA
- a CDS encoding AMP-binding protein has protein sequence MLSPSRDVSRLLTDTASRHPERTAIVFGEDHIRYAALDAAAKRVANLLVSRGIQPGDKDRPVLPQPPALLHRLLPTSASSKPAPRSCR, from the coding sequence ATGCTCAGCCCGAGCCGCGACGTGTCACGACTGCTGACGGACACCGCGTCCCGACACCCCGAGCGCACCGCGATCGTCTTCGGTGAAGACCACATCAGGTACGCCGCCCTCGACGCCGCCGCCAAGCGTGTCGCGAACCTGCTCGTCTCGCGCGGGATCCAGCCGGGCGACAAGGATCGTCCTGTCCTGCCCCAACCTCCCGCACTTCTCCACCGTCTACTTCCTACTTCGGCATCCTCAAAGCCGGCGCCGCGGTCGTGCCGCTGA
- a CDS encoding alkene reductase — protein sequence MLDSLWTPTVAGKISLPHRLAMAPLTRSRATPDGVPTELNAEYYAQRASHALIITEGTQPSADGQGYPVTPGIYTDEHIAGWRKVTEAVHGAGGRIVIQLMHVGRISHPDNTPHHRQPVAPSAIKPAGQTFTGSGMQDMPEPRALSTEEIAVTVDDFRRAAAAAIAAGADGVEIHGANGYLVHQFLATNTNQRTDQYGGSLDNRIRFAVEVATAVADEIGADRTGIRLSPGNPFQLGDLTEDDPHELYPHLVRALAPLGLAYLHLAHGGDEELLGTLRELWPNTLILNRAGTDIATRAKDIDNGIADVITVGSMALANPDLVERVRAGAPLNTPDPATFYGGGAAGYTDYPTHTA from the coding sequence ATGCTCGACAGCCTGTGGACCCCGACCGTCGCCGGAAAGATCTCCCTGCCGCACCGTCTGGCGATGGCCCCCCTGACCCGCAGCAGGGCCACCCCCGACGGCGTGCCCACCGAGCTCAACGCCGAGTACTACGCCCAGCGCGCCTCGCACGCCCTCATCATCACCGAGGGCACCCAGCCCTCCGCCGACGGCCAGGGCTACCCGGTCACCCCGGGCATCTACACCGACGAGCACATCGCGGGCTGGCGCAAGGTCACCGAAGCCGTGCACGGGGCGGGCGGACGCATCGTCATCCAGCTGATGCACGTCGGGCGGATCTCCCACCCGGACAACACCCCCCACCACCGGCAGCCGGTGGCCCCCTCCGCGATCAAGCCTGCGGGCCAGACGTTCACCGGCTCCGGGATGCAGGACATGCCGGAGCCCCGCGCACTGTCCACCGAGGAGATCGCCGTGACGGTCGACGACTTCCGGCGGGCCGCCGCGGCCGCCATCGCGGCCGGCGCCGACGGCGTCGAGATCCACGGCGCCAACGGCTACCTGGTGCACCAGTTCCTGGCCACCAACACCAACCAGCGCACCGACCAGTACGGCGGCTCCCTCGACAACCGCATCCGCTTCGCGGTGGAGGTCGCCACCGCCGTCGCCGACGAGATCGGAGCCGACCGCACCGGCATCCGCCTCTCCCCCGGCAACCCCTTCCAGCTCGGCGACCTCACGGAAGACGACCCCCACGAGCTCTACCCGCACCTCGTACGCGCCCTCGCCCCCCTCGGCCTCGCCTACCTGCACCTCGCCCACGGCGGCGACGAGGAACTCCTGGGCACGCTGCGCGAGCTGTGGCCGAACACGCTGATCCTCAACCGCGCCGGCACCGACATCGCCACCCGCGCCAAGGACATCGACAACGGCATCGCCGACGTCATCACCGTGGGCTCGATGGCGCTCGCCAACCCCGACCTGGTCGAGCGCGTACGAGCCGGCGCCCCCCTCAACACCCCCGACCCCGCCACCTTCTACGGCGGCGGCGCGGCCGGCTACACCGACTACCCGACCCACACCGCCTGA